One window from the genome of Aquipuribacter sp. SD81 encodes:
- the ligA gene encoding NAD-dependent DNA ligase LigA, with product MSEPVTAEVPAEVPAEVPAGAPAERLADVPESARERAAELAEQLRAHQFAYYVRDSPTVDDAEYDALLRELEALEAEHPALVTPDSPTQQVGGTFSTDFAAVDHLQRMLSLDNVLSPEELAEWDRRVRADAGDDIRYLCELKIDGLAVNLLYVDGRLERAATRGDGRTGEDITLNVRTVDGVPTTLRADGGTPVPHRVEVRGEVFFPVEAFERLNAELTEAGRSPFANPRNAAAGSLRQKDPRVTARRPLDMRVHGLGLLDGWQVSSQSEAYDVLRDWGLPVPDTYRVVDSLADVQAYVEHYAEHRHDVAHEIDGVVVKVDQTALQRRLGATSRAPRWATAYKYPPEEVRTRLLDVQVNVGRTGRVTPFAVMEPVLVAGSTVGMATLHNADEVRRKGVLIGDTVWLRKAGDVIPEVLGPVVELRDGSERAFVMPTHCPACGTELRRETESAVDIRCPNRRTCPAQLRERLFHLASRNAFDIEALGYEGSQALLEAGVVTDEGDVFDLDADALARVPLYTTKAGAVSANGRRLLEHLDEAKARPLWRVLVALSIRHVGPTAARALATRYGSMTALREVVEQPDRDAAVEELAATDGVGTTIAEAIVDWFAVDWQASVLDRWQAAGVRMADERDESTPRVLEGMTLVVTGSLERFSRDEAKEAILARGGKAAGSVSKKTTAVVVGDSPGSKAAKAEELGVPVLDEAGFERLLAEGAAALPGRDGEEEPTS from the coding sequence GTGAGCGAGCCCGTCACCGCCGAGGTCCCCGCCGAGGTCCCCGCCGAGGTCCCCGCCGGCGCCCCTGCCGAGCGCCTGGCCGACGTCCCGGAGAGCGCCCGCGAGCGGGCCGCCGAGCTCGCCGAGCAGCTGCGCGCGCACCAGTTCGCGTACTACGTCCGCGACTCGCCGACCGTCGACGACGCCGAGTACGACGCCCTCCTGCGCGAGCTGGAGGCGCTCGAGGCCGAGCACCCGGCCCTCGTCACGCCCGACAGCCCCACCCAGCAGGTCGGGGGCACGTTCTCCACCGACTTCGCCGCCGTCGACCACCTGCAGCGCATGCTCAGCCTCGACAACGTGCTGAGCCCCGAGGAGCTCGCCGAGTGGGACCGGCGCGTGCGCGCCGACGCCGGCGACGACATCCGCTACCTGTGCGAGCTCAAGATCGACGGCCTCGCCGTCAACCTGCTGTACGTCGACGGCCGGCTCGAGCGGGCCGCGACGCGCGGCGACGGCCGCACGGGGGAGGACATCACCCTCAACGTGCGGACCGTCGACGGCGTCCCCACCACGCTGCGGGCCGACGGCGGCACCCCGGTCCCGCACCGCGTCGAGGTTCGCGGCGAGGTGTTCTTCCCGGTCGAGGCCTTCGAGCGCCTGAACGCCGAGCTCACCGAGGCGGGCAGGAGCCCGTTCGCGAACCCGCGCAACGCGGCCGCCGGGTCGCTGCGGCAGAAGGACCCGCGCGTCACCGCGCGCCGCCCGCTCGACATGCGCGTGCACGGCCTGGGCCTGCTCGACGGCTGGCAGGTGTCCTCGCAGTCGGAGGCCTACGACGTGCTGCGGGACTGGGGCCTGCCCGTGCCGGACACCTACCGCGTCGTCGACTCCCTCGCCGACGTGCAGGCCTACGTCGAGCACTACGCGGAGCACCGCCACGACGTCGCCCACGAGATCGACGGCGTCGTCGTCAAGGTCGACCAGACCGCGCTGCAGCGACGGCTCGGGGCGACCAGCCGCGCTCCCCGCTGGGCGACGGCGTACAAGTACCCGCCCGAGGAGGTCCGCACCCGCCTGCTCGACGTGCAGGTCAACGTCGGCCGGACCGGGCGGGTGACGCCGTTCGCCGTCATGGAGCCGGTCCTCGTCGCCGGGTCGACGGTCGGCATGGCCACGCTGCACAACGCCGACGAGGTCCGCCGCAAGGGCGTCCTCATCGGCGACACCGTGTGGCTGCGCAAGGCCGGCGACGTCATCCCCGAGGTGCTCGGCCCGGTCGTGGAGCTGCGCGACGGCAGCGAGCGCGCCTTCGTCATGCCGACGCACTGCCCGGCGTGCGGGACGGAGCTGCGACGGGAGACCGAGAGCGCGGTCGACATCCGTTGCCCCAACCGCCGCACCTGCCCCGCACAGCTGCGGGAGCGGCTGTTCCACCTCGCGAGCCGCAACGCCTTCGACATCGAGGCGCTCGGCTACGAGGGCTCCCAGGCGCTGCTCGAGGCGGGCGTCGTCACCGACGAGGGCGACGTGTTCGACCTCGACGCCGACGCGCTGGCCCGGGTCCCGCTGTACACGACCAAGGCGGGCGCCGTGTCCGCCAACGGCCGTCGGCTGCTGGAGCACCTCGACGAGGCGAAGGCACGGCCGCTGTGGCGGGTGCTCGTCGCCCTGTCCATCCGGCACGTCGGTCCGACCGCCGCGCGCGCCCTCGCGACCCGCTACGGCTCCATGACGGCGCTGCGCGAGGTCGTCGAGCAGCCCGACCGGGACGCGGCCGTCGAGGAGCTGGCCGCCACCGACGGCGTCGGCACGACCATCGCCGAGGCGATCGTCGACTGGTTCGCCGTCGACTGGCAGGCCTCGGTCCTCGACCGCTGGCAGGCGGCCGGGGTGCGGATGGCCGACGAGCGCGACGAGTCGACCCCGCGCGTGCTCGAGGGGATGACGCTCGTGGTGACCGGGTCGCTCGAGCGGTTCAGCCGCGACGAGGCGAAGGAGGCGATCCTCGCCCGCGGCGGCAAGGCCGCGGGGTCGGTGTCGAAGAAGACGACGGCGGTCGTCGTGGGCGACAGCCCGGGCTCCAAGGCCGCGAAGGCGGAGGAGCTCGGCGTGCCCGTGCTCGACGAGGCCGGTTTCGAGCGGCTGCTCGCCGAGGGCGCCGCGGCGCTGCCGGGGCGCGACGGCGAGGAGGAGCCGACCTCCTAG
- a CDS encoding alpha/beta hydrolase, whose product MLTGARTPCEWQGRALGGLAWGDADGGTLVVAVHGITANAAAWTAVAPRLLADPAPAGVAAVVAPELRGRGSSLGLPGPWGLARHADDVAAEVTVLLDAVPHRAVALVGHSMGAFALAALATRHPGLLDRLAGVVLVDGALPLEAPPGTAPGEAAAAALGPALARLRRTFTSRAEHRALWAAHPALQGLPVEVVDAYAARDLVPATDEGDGRATAWRVPVAPDAVTQDMGDLHDPALLTTGLERLAARGARLLTCPRGLDDGAPLYAPELLARWRHRLPGLDLVEVPGTNHYSVLFADRGADAVAAAVLSALATPTALAPPDQEDR is encoded by the coding sequence GTGCTCACCGGCGCGCGCACGCCCTGCGAGTGGCAGGGCCGTGCCCTCGGGGGCCTGGCCTGGGGCGATGCCGACGGCGGCACGCTGGTCGTCGCCGTCCACGGCATCACGGCCAACGCCGCGGCGTGGACGGCCGTGGCGCCGCGGCTGCTCGCCGACCCGGCCCCCGCGGGGGTCGCCGCCGTGGTCGCGCCCGAGCTGCGCGGCCGGGGGTCGAGCCTGGGCCTGCCGGGGCCGTGGGGGCTGGCGCGCCACGCGGACGACGTCGCCGCCGAGGTCACGGTCCTGCTCGACGCCGTCCCGCACCGGGCCGTCGCGCTCGTCGGGCACTCCATGGGCGCCTTCGCGCTGGCAGCGCTGGCGACCCGTCACCCCGGCCTGCTGGACCGGCTGGCCGGCGTCGTCCTCGTCGACGGGGCCCTGCCGCTGGAGGCACCGCCGGGCACCGCTCCGGGGGAGGCGGCGGCCGCGGCCCTCGGCCCGGCGCTGGCACGGCTGCGTCGGACGTTCACGTCACGCGCCGAGCACCGGGCGCTGTGGGCGGCACACCCGGCGCTGCAGGGGCTGCCCGTCGAGGTGGTCGACGCCTACGCCGCCCGGGACCTCGTGCCCGCCACCGACGAGGGCGACGGCCGCGCCACCGCCTGGCGCGTGCCGGTCGCCCCGGACGCGGTGACGCAGGACATGGGCGACCTCCACGACCCCGCGCTGCTCACCACCGGCCTCGAGCGCCTCGCCGCCCGGGGCGCGCGGCTGCTCACGTGCCCCCGGGGCCTCGACGACGGCGCGCCGCTGTACGCCCCGGAGCTCCTCGCCCGCTGGCGCCACCGGCTGCCCGGCCTGGACCTCGTCGAGGTGCCCGGCACCAACCACTACTCGGTGCTGTTCGCCGACCGCGGCGCCGACGCCGTCGCCGCCGCGGTGCTCTCCGCCCTCGCCACTCCCACCGCCCTCGCCCCACCCGACCAGGAGGACCGATGA
- the gatA gene encoding Asp-tRNA(Asn)/Glu-tRNA(Gln) amidotransferase subunit GatA has product MSDDLTRLSAAGMAAAMAAGETTSSELTRAALDRIDAVDGSAEAGVHAFLHVAAEEALAVAAEVDAARAAGEDLPALAGVPVAVKDVVATRGMPTTVGSRILSGWVPPYDATLVERLRAARTPLLGKTNMDEFAMGSSTEHSAYGPTRNPWDLERIPGGSGGGSAAAVASFEAPLAVGTDTGGSIRQPAAVTGTVGVKPTYGGVSRYGLVALASSLDQAGPCARTVLDAALLHEVMGGHDPRDSTSLPGAAPDVVAAARAGATGDLTGVRVGLVRELGGEGYQAGVQARFAEAVEELRAAGAEVVEVSAPHFRYALAAYYLILPSEASSNLAKFDAMRYGLRVGDGDPASTAEQVMAATREAGFGDEVKRRIVLGTYALSAGYYDAYYGSAQKVRTLVQRDFAAAFEAADVLVSPTAPTTAFRFGDKLDDPMAMYLNDVATIPANLAGVPGMSLPSGLADEDGLPAGIQLLAPARADDRLYRVGAALEARLLDRWGGPLLDRAPALGSFPRTAVTTGAPA; this is encoded by the coding sequence ATGAGCGACGACCTCACGCGCCTGAGCGCCGCGGGCATGGCCGCGGCCATGGCCGCCGGCGAGACCACGAGCAGCGAGCTCACCCGGGCGGCGCTGGACCGGATCGACGCCGTCGACGGCTCGGCCGAGGCGGGCGTCCACGCGTTCCTCCACGTCGCCGCCGAGGAGGCGCTCGCGGTCGCCGCCGAGGTCGACGCCGCGCGTGCCGCCGGGGAGGACCTGCCCGCACTGGCGGGCGTGCCCGTGGCCGTCAAGGACGTCGTCGCCACCCGCGGCATGCCGACGACCGTCGGCTCGCGCATCCTGTCCGGCTGGGTGCCGCCGTACGACGCGACGCTCGTCGAGCGGCTGCGCGCCGCTCGCACCCCGCTGCTCGGCAAGACGAACATGGACGAGTTCGCCATGGGCTCCTCCACCGAGCACTCCGCGTACGGGCCGACCCGCAACCCGTGGGACCTCGAGCGCATCCCCGGCGGGTCCGGTGGCGGGTCCGCCGCGGCCGTCGCGTCGTTCGAGGCGCCGCTGGCCGTCGGCACCGACACCGGCGGCTCGATCCGCCAGCCCGCGGCCGTCACCGGCACCGTCGGCGTCAAGCCGACGTACGGCGGGGTGTCCCGCTACGGCCTCGTCGCGCTCGCCTCCAGCCTCGACCAGGCCGGACCGTGCGCGCGGACCGTGCTCGACGCGGCTCTGCTGCACGAGGTGATGGGCGGGCACGACCCGCGCGACTCCACGTCCCTGCCCGGGGCGGCTCCCGACGTCGTCGCGGCCGCCCGGGCCGGCGCGACCGGCGACCTCACCGGGGTGCGGGTCGGGCTCGTGCGCGAGCTCGGCGGCGAGGGGTACCAGGCCGGGGTGCAGGCGCGCTTCGCCGAGGCGGTCGAGGAGCTGCGCGCGGCGGGTGCGGAGGTCGTCGAGGTGTCGGCGCCGCACTTCCGCTACGCCCTCGCGGCGTACTACCTCATCCTGCCGAGCGAGGCCTCGAGCAACCTCGCGAAGTTCGACGCCATGCGCTACGGCCTCCGCGTCGGCGACGGCGACCCCGCCTCCACCGCCGAGCAGGTGATGGCCGCCACCCGCGAGGCGGGCTTCGGCGACGAGGTGAAGCGGCGCATCGTCCTCGGCACGTACGCGCTGAGCGCCGGCTACTACGACGCGTACTACGGCAGCGCGCAGAAGGTCCGCACCCTCGTGCAGCGCGACTTCGCGGCCGCCTTCGAGGCCGCCGACGTGCTCGTGTCGCCGACGGCGCCGACCACGGCCTTCCGCTTCGGCGACAAGCTCGACGACCCCATGGCCATGTACCTCAACGACGTCGCCACCATCCCCGCGAACCTCGCGGGGGTGCCGGGCATGTCCCTGCCGAGCGGGCTCGCCGACGAGGACGGGCTGCCGGCCGGCATCCAGCTGCTGGCGCCCGCCCGGGCCGACGACCGGCTGTACCGGGTCGGCGCCGCGCTCGAGGCCCGCCTGCTGGACCGCTGGGGCGGACCCCTGCTCGACCGGGCGCCCGCGCTCGGCTCCTTCCCCCGCACCGCCGTCACGACGGGAGCCCCCGCATGA
- the gatB gene encoding Asp-tRNA(Asn)/Glu-tRNA(Gln) amidotransferase subunit GatB, whose protein sequence is MTVSTELVPFDDAVARFDPVVGLEVHVELSTRTKMFCGCEHSFAAPANSQVCPVCLGLPGALPVLNAKAVESAIRIGLALNCTIAPYGRFARKNYFYPDMPKNFQTSQYDEPIASDGWLDVTLDDGEVVRVGIERAHMEEDTGKSTHVGGSTGRIHGAEYSLVDYNRAGIPLIEIVTRPVTGTGARVAEVARAYVSTLRDLLRGLDVSEVRMERGNLRCDANVSLRASADAPLGTRTETKNVNSLRSVERAVRHEVQRQAALLDAGGTVTQETRHWHEDTGVTTAGRPKSDADDYRYFPEPDLVPVEPDAAWVEQLRAALPEPPAARRRRLQSDWGLTDAELRDVVNAGALDLVEATVAAGASPAAARKWWMGELSRRAKADGAELADLPVTPEQVAELQGLVDSGRLTDSMARQVLDGVLAGEGSPEHVATARGLEVVSDDGALAEAVDRALAAQPDVVEKIRSGKVQAAGAIIGAVMKEMRGQADAARVRELVLERAAG, encoded by the coding sequence ATGACCGTCAGCACCGAGCTCGTGCCCTTCGACGACGCGGTCGCCCGCTTCGACCCGGTCGTCGGGCTCGAGGTGCACGTCGAGCTGTCGACCCGCACGAAGATGTTCTGCGGCTGCGAGCACTCCTTCGCCGCGCCCGCGAACAGCCAGGTGTGCCCGGTGTGCCTCGGGCTGCCCGGCGCGCTGCCCGTGCTCAACGCGAAGGCGGTCGAGTCGGCGATCCGCATCGGGCTCGCGCTCAACTGCACCATCGCGCCGTACGGCCGGTTCGCGCGGAAGAACTACTTCTACCCGGACATGCCGAAGAACTTCCAGACCTCGCAGTACGACGAGCCGATCGCCTCCGACGGCTGGCTCGACGTCACCCTCGACGACGGCGAGGTCGTGCGGGTGGGCATCGAGCGCGCCCACATGGAGGAGGACACGGGCAAGTCGACGCACGTCGGCGGGTCGACCGGCCGCATCCACGGCGCCGAGTACTCCCTCGTCGACTACAACCGCGCGGGCATCCCCCTCATCGAGATCGTGACGAGGCCGGTCACCGGCACCGGTGCGCGCGTGGCCGAGGTCGCGCGCGCCTACGTCTCGACGCTGCGCGACCTGCTGCGCGGGCTCGACGTGTCCGAGGTCCGCATGGAGCGCGGCAACCTGCGCTGCGACGCGAACGTGTCGCTGCGGGCCTCCGCCGACGCGCCGCTCGGGACGCGCACCGAGACGAAGAACGTCAACTCGCTGCGCTCGGTGGAGCGCGCGGTCCGCCACGAGGTGCAGCGGCAGGCCGCGCTCCTGGACGCCGGCGGGACCGTCACGCAGGAGACGCGCCACTGGCACGAGGACACCGGCGTCACCACGGCCGGGCGTCCCAAGTCCGACGCCGACGACTACCGCTACTTCCCCGAGCCCGACCTCGTGCCCGTCGAGCCGGACGCCGCGTGGGTCGAGCAGCTGCGCGCGGCCCTGCCCGAGCCGCCCGCGGCCCGCCGCAGGAGGCTGCAGTCCGACTGGGGCCTCACCGACGCCGAGCTGCGCGACGTCGTCAACGCGGGCGCCCTCGACCTCGTCGAGGCGACCGTCGCCGCCGGGGCCTCGCCCGCCGCCGCCCGCAAGTGGTGGATGGGCGAGCTGTCGCGCCGGGCGAAGGCCGACGGCGCCGAGCTCGCCGACCTGCCCGTCACGCCCGAGCAGGTCGCCGAGCTGCAGGGGCTCGTCGACTCCGGCCGGCTCACCGACTCCATGGCGCGACAGGTGCTCGACGGCGTGCTCGCGGGCGAGGGCTCGCCGGAGCACGTCGCCACGGCCCGCGGGCTGGAGGTCGTCTCCGACGACGGCGCGCTCGCCGAGGCCGTCGACCGGGCGCTCGCGGCGCAGCCCGACGTGGTGGAGAAGATCCGCTCCGGCAAGGTCCAGGCCGCCGGCGCGATCATCGGGGCGGTCATGAAGGAGATGCGCGGTCAGGCCGACGCCGCCCGCGTGCGCGAGCTCGTCCTGGAGCGCGCCGCGGGCTGA
- the gatC gene encoding Asp-tRNA(Asn)/Glu-tRNA(Gln) amidotransferase subunit GatC, whose amino-acid sequence MPDTPARAPEQLDADRVAHLAGLARIALTDAERERLAGQLSVVLEAVAQVQEVATPDVPATSHPMPLSNVTREDVPVPGLGAEAALAGAPAVEDDRFRVPRILEED is encoded by the coding sequence ATGCCCGACACCCCTGCCCGCGCGCCCGAGCAGCTCGACGCCGACCGCGTCGCGCACCTCGCCGGGCTCGCCCGGATCGCCCTCACCGACGCCGAGCGGGAGCGCCTCGCCGGGCAGCTGTCGGTGGTGCTCGAGGCCGTCGCGCAGGTGCAGGAGGTCGCCACCCCGGACGTGCCCGCGACCAGCCACCCGATGCCGCTCAGCAACGTCACCCGCGAGGACGTGCCCGTGCCCGGCCTCGGGGCCGAGGCGGCCCTCGCGGGCGCCCCGGCCGTCGAGGACGACCGGTTCCGCGTCCCCCGCATCCTCGAGGAGGACTGA
- a CDS encoding NUDIX domain-containing protein, translated as MNAPPGGRRGVDVPDGRGRTGLDRAGRGLHGNPDVVVREVEVTSDGWHVLRRTTLDVRRRDGTWTTQQRETYDRGDGATLLPYDDERGTVLLTRQFRYPAYVNGHPDGMLVEAAAGLLDADDPLSAIRREAAEELGVVLGEVEHLFDLFMSPGSVTERVHFYAAPYTPADRTSGGGGVVDEGEDIEVLELALADATAMCRDGRIRDGKTVILLQWAAARQAAAGAPRPGPATASDR; from the coding sequence GTGAACGCCCCGCCGGGCGGTCGGCGCGGGGTCGACGTCCCCGACGGGCGAGGGCGCACCGGCCTGGACCGGGCCGGGCGCGGCCTGCACGGCAACCCCGACGTCGTCGTGCGCGAGGTGGAGGTCACCTCCGACGGGTGGCACGTGCTGCGGCGCACCACCCTCGACGTGCGCCGCCGCGACGGCACCTGGACCACCCAGCAGCGCGAGACCTACGACCGCGGTGACGGCGCGACCCTCCTGCCCTACGACGACGAGCGCGGCACGGTGCTGCTCACCCGCCAGTTCCGCTACCCCGCCTACGTCAACGGCCACCCCGACGGGATGCTCGTCGAGGCCGCCGCGGGGCTGCTGGACGCCGACGACCCGCTCAGCGCCATCCGCCGGGAGGCCGCCGAGGAGCTGGGCGTCGTCCTCGGGGAGGTGGAGCACCTCTTCGACCTCTTCATGAGCCCGGGCTCGGTCACCGAGCGGGTCCACTTCTACGCCGCGCCCTACACGCCGGCGGACCGCACCTCGGGCGGTGGGGGTGTCGTCGATGAGGGCGAGGACATCGAGGTCCTCGAGCTCGCGCTGGCCGACGCGACGGCGATGTGCCGGGACGGGCGCATCCGCGACGGCAAGACCGTCATCCTGCTGCAGTGGGCCGCCGCGCGGCAGGCGGCGGCGGGCGCCCCGCGGCCCGGACCTGCCACCGCGTCCGACCGCTGA
- a CDS encoding DEAD/DEAH box helicase has protein sequence MTADPAAEPTVHPLPVSPDRAPLGDLAGSDADTVLERVTAWAGEAGLALYPHQEEALLELASGSHVVLATPTGSGKSLVAAGAHALALGDGRRTFYTAPIKALVSEKFFALCDAFGAEHVGMMTGDAGINTDAPIVCATAEVLANLALRQGREARVGQVVMDEFHYYGDRDRGWAWQVPLIELTGAQFLLMSATLGDVTALARRLEERTGTPVSHVTSAERPVPLSFHWSLDPLHEAVELLVRDDQAPVYVVHPTQAAALEHAASLLSTPLRGKEQKQAIADEIGQFRFGPGFGTQLKRLVTAGVGVHHAGMLPRYRRLVERLAQRGLLAVVCGTDTLGVGINVPIRTVLIVSLTKFDGQKVRLLSAREFHQVAGRAGRAGYDTAGRVVVQAPEHVIENERAAAKASNDPAKRRKLVKKKPPVGTVTWNEQTFDRLVGAEPEALVPRFRVTTAMLLNVIARPGDPFTAMRRLIEHSDEPRPRQLHHMRRAIAAYRSLLAAGVVEKVDPPDPDGRTVRLTVDLQRDFALNQPLSPFALAAFELLDREAPDYALDVVSVIESTLDDPRQVLAAQAWQARGEAIGEMKADGIEYEERMELLEEVTHPRPLAELLEHAYETYVGGHPWVREHELSPKSVVRDMYERAATFSEYVRAYDLVRSEGVLLRYLADAYRALRQTVPEAARTEELHDLVEWLGELVRQVDSSLLDEWALLAAGAEAVAEVRPGSLDDGPPPVTRNVRAFRVLVRNEMFRRVRLAALRHWNPLGELDAEAGWDAERWREALEAYFAEHDEIGTGPDARGPDRFMVTVERERWVVRQTFDDPAGDLDWGIGAVVDLAASDAAGEAVVRVSDVGRL, from the coding sequence ATGACTGCCGACCCCGCCGCCGAGCCGACCGTCCACCCCCTTCCGGTGTCCCCGGACCGGGCGCCGCTCGGCGACCTCGCGGGCTCTGACGCCGACACCGTCCTGGAGCGGGTGACGGCGTGGGCGGGCGAGGCGGGCCTCGCGCTCTACCCGCACCAGGAGGAGGCCCTGCTGGAGCTCGCGAGCGGCTCGCACGTCGTCCTCGCGACGCCGACGGGCTCCGGCAAGAGCCTCGTCGCGGCCGGCGCGCACGCGCTCGCCCTCGGCGACGGTCGGCGCACCTTCTACACCGCGCCGATCAAGGCGCTCGTGAGCGAGAAGTTCTTCGCGCTGTGCGACGCCTTCGGCGCCGAGCACGTCGGCATGATGACCGGCGACGCCGGCATCAACACCGACGCGCCGATCGTGTGCGCGACCGCGGAGGTGCTCGCGAACCTCGCGCTGCGCCAGGGCCGCGAGGCCCGCGTCGGCCAGGTCGTCATGGACGAGTTCCACTACTACGGCGACCGCGACCGCGGCTGGGCGTGGCAGGTCCCGCTCATCGAGCTGACCGGCGCCCAGTTCCTCCTCATGTCGGCGACGCTCGGCGACGTGACCGCGCTCGCGCGGCGGCTCGAGGAGCGCACCGGCACGCCCGTCTCGCACGTGACGTCGGCCGAGCGGCCGGTGCCGCTGTCATTCCACTGGTCGCTGGACCCGCTGCACGAGGCCGTCGAGCTGCTGGTGCGCGACGACCAGGCACCGGTCTACGTCGTGCACCCGACGCAGGCCGCCGCGCTGGAGCACGCGGCGAGCCTGCTGAGCACCCCGCTCCGCGGCAAGGAGCAGAAGCAGGCGATCGCCGACGAGATCGGGCAGTTCCGCTTCGGCCCCGGCTTCGGCACCCAGCTCAAGCGCCTGGTGACGGCCGGGGTCGGCGTGCACCACGCGGGCATGCTGCCGCGCTACCGCCGGCTCGTGGAGCGCCTCGCGCAGCGCGGCCTGCTCGCGGTGGTGTGCGGCACCGACACCCTCGGGGTCGGCATCAACGTGCCGATCCGCACCGTGCTCATCGTGTCGCTCACCAAGTTCGACGGGCAGAAGGTGCGGCTGCTGAGCGCGCGCGAGTTCCACCAGGTCGCCGGACGCGCCGGCCGCGCGGGCTACGACACCGCCGGGCGGGTCGTCGTGCAGGCGCCCGAGCACGTCATCGAGAACGAGCGAGCCGCGGCCAAGGCGAGCAACGACCCCGCCAAGCGGAGGAAGCTCGTCAAGAAGAAGCCGCCGGTCGGCACCGTCACGTGGAACGAGCAGACCTTCGACCGGCTCGTGGGCGCCGAGCCGGAGGCGCTCGTCCCCCGCTTCCGGGTGACGACGGCGATGCTCCTCAACGTCATCGCCCGCCCCGGCGACCCCTTCACCGCCATGCGCCGGCTCATCGAGCACTCCGACGAGCCGCGACCGCGACAGCTGCACCACATGCGCCGCGCCATCGCCGCCTACCGCTCGCTGCTCGCGGCCGGGGTCGTGGAGAAGGTCGACCCGCCGGACCCCGACGGGCGGACCGTCCGGCTGACGGTCGACCTGCAGCGCGACTTCGCCCTCAACCAGCCGCTGTCGCCGTTCGCCCTCGCCGCGTTCGAGCTCCTCGACCGCGAGGCGCCCGACTACGCCCTCGACGTCGTCAGCGTCATCGAGTCGACCCTCGACGACCCGCGCCAGGTCCTCGCCGCGCAGGCGTGGCAGGCGCGCGGCGAGGCGATCGGCGAGATGAAGGCCGACGGCATCGAGTACGAGGAGCGCATGGAGCTGCTCGAGGAGGTCACGCACCCGCGCCCGCTCGCGGAGCTGCTCGAGCACGCCTACGAGACCTACGTCGGCGGGCACCCGTGGGTGCGTGAGCACGAGCTGAGCCCGAAGTCGGTCGTGCGCGACATGTACGAGCGCGCGGCGACCTTCAGCGAGTACGTGCGCGCCTACGACCTCGTGCGGTCGGAGGGCGTCCTGCTGCGCTACCTCGCCGACGCCTACCGGGCGCTGCGCCAGACCGTGCCCGAGGCCGCGCGCACCGAGGAGCTGCACGACCTCGTGGAGTGGCTCGGCGAGCTCGTGCGGCAGGTCGACTCCTCCCTGCTCGACGAGTGGGCGCTGCTCGCGGCGGGCGCGGAAGCCGTCGCGGAGGTCCGGCCGGGCTCGCTCGACGACGGCCCGCCACCCGTCACCCGCAACGTCCGCGCGTTCCGCGTGCTCGTCCGCAACGAGATGTTCCGCCGGGTGCGCCTCGCGGCGCTGCGGCACTGGAACCCGCTCGGCGAGCTCGACGCCGAGGCCGGCTGGGACGCCGAGCGCTGGCGGGAGGCGCTCGAGGCGTACTTCGCCGAGCACGACGAGATCGGCACCGGCCCGGACGCCCGCGGCCCGGACCGGTTCATGGTGACGGTCGAGCGCGAGCGGTGGGTGGTCCGGCAGACGTTCGACGACCCGGCGGGCGACCTCGACTGGGGCATCGGTGCCGTCGTCGACCTCGCGGCGAGCGACGCCGCGGGCGAGGCGGTGGTGCGGGTGAGCGACGTCGGTCGGCTCTGA
- a CDS encoding aldo/keto reductase, protein MPTRTLGTAGPHGPLRVSPLGLGCMGMSEFYGAHDDEESTATIRRALDLGVTLVDTADMYGPFTNEELVGRAIAGRRDEVVLATKFGNERLPDGTRLGINGSPDYVRRACDDSLRRLGVDHIDLYYQHRVDPDVPIEDTVGAMAGLVQAGKVRHLGLSEASPATIRRAHAVHPVTALQTEYSLFTRDVEDEILPLLRELGIGLVPYSPLGRGLLTGAITSAADLDADDRRRSDYFPRFGGDALEANLRLVAEVRRLAEDKGCTPAQLALAWVLAQGEDVVPIPGTRRAQRLEENVGAVEVTLSTDDLAALEAAVPRGAVVGDRYGDMSSIDR, encoded by the coding sequence CTGCCCACCCGCACCCTCGGCACCGCCGGTCCGCACGGGCCGCTCCGCGTCAGCCCGCTCGGCCTCGGCTGCATGGGGATGAGCGAGTTCTACGGCGCCCACGACGACGAGGAGTCGACCGCGACGATCCGGCGCGCCCTCGACCTCGGGGTCACGCTCGTCGACACCGCCGACATGTACGGGCCGTTCACCAACGAGGAGCTCGTCGGGCGGGCGATCGCGGGCCGCCGGGACGAGGTGGTGCTCGCGACGAAGTTCGGCAACGAGCGGCTGCCCGACGGCACCCGCCTCGGGATCAACGGCTCACCGGACTACGTGCGCCGCGCGTGCGACGACTCGCTGCGCCGGCTCGGGGTCGACCACATCGACCTCTACTACCAGCACCGCGTCGACCCCGACGTGCCCATCGAGGACACCGTCGGGGCGATGGCCGGGCTCGTGCAGGCCGGCAAGGTGCGCCACCTCGGTCTGTCGGAGGCCTCGCCCGCGACCATCCGCCGCGCCCACGCCGTGCACCCGGTCACCGCGCTGCAGACGGAGTACTCGCTGTTCACCCGCGACGTCGAGGACGAGATCCTCCCGCTGCTGCGCGAGCTCGGCATCGGCCTGGTCCCGTACTCGCCGCTCGGGCGCGGCCTCCTCACCGGCGCCATCACGAGCGCGGCGGACCTCGACGCCGACGACCGGCGCCGCAGCGACTACTTCCCCCGCTTCGGGGGCGACGCGCTCGAGGCGAACCTCCGCCTCGTCGCCGAGGTCCGGCGGCTCGCCGAGGACAAGGGCTGCACGCCGGCGCAGCTCGCACTCGCCTGGGTGCTCGCGCAGGGCGAGGACGTCGTGCCGATCCCCGGCACGCGCCGGGCGCAGCGGCTGGAGGAGAACGTCGGGGCGGTGGAGGTGACGCTGTCCACCGACGACCTGGCTGCGCTGGAGGCCGCGGTGCCGCGGGGGGCCGTCGTCGGAGACCGCTACGGCGACATGAGCAGCATCGACAGGTGA